Proteins from a single region of Sporosarcina sp. P33:
- a CDS encoding isochorismate synthase MenF — MNRKLTDRERTVPATGTDSRFFTETIEVETLSPLAFFEAGLSHYGGHRFFWQNADKTVKLVGLGQATVLTAENDRFQSISAQWKSLCEGLIKEEKDIDPVLFGGFSFDPGTRQDDEWNAFPAAYFTVPLIQLKIEKGKTYVSINYITEEPQAAADFEALRQERDRLIHIAQVDEFIFHGKPALLEQTELATDRYMKAVEQATSQIKAQAAEKVVIARKIKLTFEEEFQKAAALHTITNEQSASYHFGLQIGDDMFFGATPERLVEISKGHAYSACVAGSIKRGKTSQEDQQLGETLLRDKKNREEHQYVVDMITRVFSEFCTSLQVSKTPKLLKVRDIQHLFTPVEGDLAEDMDIFRLVEALHPTPALGGVPRQKALEIIREEEQMDRGFYAGPIGWVDSAGNGEFAVAIRSGLLTGKDAYLYAGGGIVADSAPAEEYAETWVKFRPVLRALGGRLHE, encoded by the coding sequence ATGAATCGGAAATTGACCGATCGAGAGAGGACGGTTCCGGCAACAGGCACTGATTCTCGTTTTTTTACGGAAACAATTGAAGTGGAGACGCTCAGTCCGCTGGCTTTTTTTGAAGCGGGTCTGTCACATTACGGCGGCCATCGTTTCTTTTGGCAAAATGCAGATAAAACAGTGAAGCTTGTCGGATTGGGACAGGCAACTGTTCTCACCGCAGAGAACGATCGTTTTCAATCCATTTCTGCACAATGGAAATCATTATGCGAAGGATTGATTAAAGAAGAGAAAGACATAGATCCGGTTTTATTCGGAGGATTTTCTTTTGATCCCGGCACACGTCAGGATGATGAGTGGAATGCGTTTCCTGCCGCTTATTTCACAGTGCCTTTAATTCAATTAAAAATTGAAAAAGGAAAAACGTACGTGTCCATTAATTACATCACAGAAGAACCGCAAGCGGCTGCTGATTTCGAAGCGCTGCGTCAAGAGCGTGACCGGCTGATTCACATTGCCCAAGTAGATGAATTCATATTTCATGGAAAGCCGGCTCTGCTGGAACAAACGGAGCTGGCCACTGATCGCTATATGAAAGCAGTGGAGCAGGCAACATCACAAATTAAAGCACAGGCCGCAGAAAAAGTCGTCATTGCCCGCAAGATAAAATTGACATTTGAAGAGGAATTCCAAAAGGCCGCAGCTTTGCATACGATTACGAATGAACAATCAGCGAGCTATCATTTCGGTCTGCAGATTGGCGATGACATGTTCTTTGGAGCCACACCGGAACGCTTGGTGGAGATTTCAAAAGGACATGCCTATTCTGCCTGTGTAGCGGGTTCCATTAAACGCGGAAAAACGTCGCAGGAAGACCAGCAGTTAGGGGAAACTCTGCTGCGCGATAAAAAGAACCGGGAAGAGCATCAATATGTTGTCGATATGATTACCCGTGTCTTTTCGGAATTCTGTACTTCACTTCAAGTGAGCAAAACCCCTAAGCTGCTGAAGGTGCGGGACATTCAGCATTTATTCACGCCTGTCGAAGGAGACCTTGCGGAAGATATGGATATTTTCCGTCTCGTGGAGGCACTCCACCCGACACCTGCCCTTGGAGGGGTTCCGCGTCAGAAAGCGCTGGAAATCATTCGGGAAGAAGAGCAGATGGACCGCGGCTTTTACGCAGGACCGATCGGCTGGGTAGATTCAGCGGGCAACGGGGAGTTTGCAGTAGCCATCCGGTCTGGTCTATTGACCGGCAAAGATGCGTATTTGTACGCCGGCGGGGGGATCGTAGCCGATTCTGCACCTGCAGAAGAATATGCGGAAACATGGGTGAAGTTCCGCCCTGTGTTACGCGCGCTCGGAGGACGTTTACATGAATGA
- a CDS encoding 1,4-dihydroxy-2-naphthoate polyprenyltransferase, whose protein sequence is MQHTIETDTGWRIWWQLTRPHTLTAAFAPVFLGTMIALQYGPLHFPLFLAMLVASLFLQMATNMFNEYYDFKRGLDDEHSIGIGGTIVRNGVQPKTVLNLALLLYGLAVLLGIYICMETSWWLAAVGSVAMLIGYLYTGGPYPIAYTPFGELVSGFVMGMLLILIAFYIQTGTVTGNAILLSVPSMLLVGAIMLANNIRDIVQDTRGGRKTMAILTGRNNAVTILAAFFIVSYVWIIALVLTDHVSAWALLVLISIPKPLHAVKTFRKYEQPLQVMPAMKDTGVTNTLFGLLLGIGILIAHFI, encoded by the coding sequence GTGCAACACACAATAGAAACAGATACCGGCTGGCGAATCTGGTGGCAGCTGACAAGGCCCCACACATTGACCGCTGCGTTTGCCCCCGTCTTTTTAGGCACTATGATTGCACTGCAATACGGTCCGCTTCATTTTCCGTTATTCCTTGCGATGCTTGTCGCCAGCCTGTTTTTACAGATGGCGACCAATATGTTCAACGAATACTATGACTTTAAAAGAGGCTTGGACGATGAGCATTCTATCGGCATCGGCGGTACTATCGTACGCAATGGTGTTCAGCCGAAAACGGTATTGAATCTGGCGCTTTTGCTGTATGGCTTAGCCGTTCTTCTTGGAATTTATATTTGTATGGAAACCTCCTGGTGGCTTGCCGCGGTAGGTTCTGTTGCGATGCTGATTGGCTATTTGTATACAGGCGGCCCTTATCCAATCGCCTATACGCCTTTCGGTGAACTGGTTTCAGGATTCGTTATGGGCATGCTGCTGATTCTGATTGCATTCTACATTCAGACGGGAACAGTTACAGGGAATGCAATTCTTTTATCCGTGCCAAGTATGCTCTTAGTCGGCGCTATTATGCTGGCGAATAACATCCGGGATATCGTTCAGGACACTAGAGGCGGCAGAAAAACAATGGCGATCCTGACGGGGCGAAATAATGCCGTGACGATTTTGGCCGCATTCTTCATCGTTTCTTATGTCTGGATCATTGCACTTGTATTGACAGACCATGTATCTGCCTGGGCATTACTCGTACTGATCAGCATACCCAAACCGCTACATGCAGTGAAAACGTTCAGAAAATATGAGCAGCCATTACAGGTAATGCCTGCCATGAAAGATACAGGCGTCACCAATACACTGTTCGGCCTGCTTCTTGGAATCGGTATCCTCATCGCACACTTCATCTGA
- a CDS encoding TraR/DksA C4-type zinc finger protein, translating into MTTLLTTKQLQQLEKELRDMEERLTETESETNIVKTAQEDVGELSMYDNHPADMGTELYEREKDIALNTHAEGELEKVQKALQAIKDGTYGTCEVCGKEIQAERLEAIPYTTVCIEDAQKDVPDDRPAEDDLLIMAEPNSFAARRQGEARDYEDSFQEIAKSGTSETPSDFMGNENRDYEDLYDEENEDGAEEYEEFAVTDITGEPAGIVHNEEVAEYEDELDEAGMESPLGDIPYHKGDSYIDSNKDK; encoded by the coding sequence GTGACGACTTTGTTGACTACCAAACAATTACAGCAACTAGAAAAAGAATTACGTGATATGGAGGAACGTTTGACTGAAACTGAAAGCGAAACAAATATTGTAAAAACTGCGCAGGAAGACGTGGGCGAATTGTCCATGTATGACAATCATCCCGCAGATATGGGAACAGAATTATATGAACGTGAAAAAGATATCGCACTCAATACACATGCGGAAGGCGAGCTGGAAAAGGTCCAGAAAGCGCTCCAGGCTATCAAGGATGGCACGTACGGAACTTGCGAGGTATGCGGCAAGGAAATACAGGCGGAGCGGTTAGAAGCCATCCCCTACACTACGGTGTGTATCGAGGATGCGCAAAAAGATGTCCCTGATGACAGGCCGGCAGAAGATGATCTGTTAATCATGGCGGAGCCTAATTCGTTCGCTGCCAGAAGACAAGGCGAGGCCAGGGATTATGAAGACAGCTTCCAGGAAATCGCAAAATCAGGAACTTCCGAAACGCCCTCAGACTTCATGGGCAATGAAAATCGTGATTATGAAGATCTATACGACGAAGAAAATGAAGATGGTGCGGAAGAATATGAGGAATTTGCAGTAACCGATATCACAGGTGAACCGGCCGGCATTGTCCACAATGAAGAAGTCGCCGAATATGAAGACGAACTGGATGAAGCCGGAATGGAATCTCCATTAGGCGATATCCCCTATCATAAAGGTGACAGCTATATCGATTCAAATAAAGACAAGTAA
- a CDS encoding DMT family transporter, whose protein sequence is MNKPAIHPYIPIAIGVLTIGFSAIFVKLATADAGVIAFYRMFLSAVIMLPLFLLSYRNEVKTLNRRDWIFTVSAGVFLAIHFILWFESLNYTSVASSTVLVTLQPIFALAGTALFFKEIITGKMLTAVFIALSGSCIISWGDFQVSGAALFGDILALLGCAFVTAYLLIGQNVRKRVSLVTYTFLVYSVSSIALFFYVVSIQQPFFGYPASDWGWFLALAILPNLLGHTLFNWAVKWVSTNVVSIATLFEPIFASIAAYFILHEKITTLQTIGAIVVLTGVLLFIADVKRLKEKLFLKKA, encoded by the coding sequence TTGAATAAACCCGCCATCCATCCGTATATCCCAATCGCAATCGGTGTACTCACAATCGGCTTTTCTGCTATTTTTGTGAAACTGGCGACAGCAGATGCAGGAGTCATCGCCTTTTATCGTATGTTTTTATCTGCAGTTATTATGCTTCCGCTGTTTTTACTTTCCTATCGCAACGAAGTGAAAACACTGAATAGAAGAGACTGGATTTTCACTGTAAGTGCAGGAGTGTTTTTAGCTATTCATTTTATACTTTGGTTTGAATCCCTTAACTACACTTCTGTTGCCAGTTCAACCGTACTAGTTACGCTGCAGCCGATATTCGCACTGGCTGGCACTGCATTATTCTTTAAAGAGATCATCACAGGCAAAATGCTGACAGCTGTATTCATTGCATTGTCCGGCAGTTGTATTATCAGCTGGGGCGACTTTCAAGTAAGCGGTGCTGCTTTGTTTGGAGATATCCTTGCTTTACTTGGCTGCGCGTTCGTTACAGCCTACTTATTGATAGGACAGAATGTACGCAAGAGAGTATCACTCGTTACCTACACATTTCTTGTCTATTCGGTAAGTTCTATTGCTTTGTTCTTTTATGTGGTGAGTATTCAACAGCCGTTTTTTGGTTACCCTGCTTCGGATTGGGGCTGGTTTCTGGCGCTGGCCATCCTGCCAAATCTGCTGGGTCACACATTATTTAACTGGGCGGTGAAGTGGGTAAGCACGAATGTCGTATCGATTGCGACTTTATTTGAACCGATATTCGCCTCCATAGCAGCGTACTTTATCTTGCACGAAAAAATAACAACACTTCAAACAATAGGCGCAATCGTTGTATTGACGGGGGTTCTGCTGTTTATCGCTGATGTAAAAAGATTAAAAGAAAAACTTTTTTTAAAAAAGGCTTGA
- a CDS encoding MgtC/SapB family protein → MLTLLNESFNQETLLKIGVALTLSIIMGVEREIKKKPIGLKTSAVIATFSCLLTIISIEAAYLVPARDDINITMDPLRLSAQIVSGIGFLGAGAILRRDNDNITGLTTAAMIWGAAGIGIAVGAGFYIEATFTVISVMIVIELLSPFLSRFGPKRLRAKEANCTIIITQKSKIDDLVLYLREEKMEIDHMRIRQFQTDQHQYRHELNFKLIAQPKKSTTSLYVELTTLPYVESVELVIYP, encoded by the coding sequence ATGCTCACACTGCTAAACGAGTCTTTTAATCAGGAAACACTTCTTAAAATCGGCGTCGCTCTCACCCTTAGCATCATAATGGGTGTGGAAAGAGAAATCAAAAAAAAGCCGATTGGATTAAAAACCAGTGCAGTCATCGCCACATTCAGCTGCCTGCTGACGATTATTTCAATCGAAGCTGCCTATCTGGTCCCCGCACGTGATGATATTAATATTACGATGGACCCTTTACGTCTGTCTGCACAAATCGTCAGTGGAATCGGTTTCCTTGGAGCCGGCGCCATCCTCCGCAGAGATAACGACAACATCACCGGACTTACTACTGCCGCAATGATCTGGGGGGCTGCGGGAATTGGAATCGCGGTGGGCGCAGGTTTTTATATCGAAGCAACCTTTACAGTAATCAGTGTAATGATTGTTATTGAACTGCTTTCACCATTCCTGAGCAGGTTTGGTCCAAAACGATTACGGGCAAAAGAAGCGAATTGCACCATCATCATTACTCAAAAATCCAAAATTGACGATCTCGTACTTTATTTACGGGAAGAGAAAATGGAAATCGATCATATGCGTATCCGACAATTCCAAACTGATCAGCATCAATATCGGCATGAGCTGAATTTCAAATTAATAGCACAGCCAAAGAAGTCCACCACTTCCCTATATGTGGAATTGACGACTTTGCCTTACGTAGAGTCTGTAGAACTCGTAATTTACCCATAG
- a CDS encoding iron-containing alcohol dehydrogenase, whose product MDNFIFNNPTKLLFGEGQLQRLPKELARYGRKVLLVYGGGSIKRNGLYDELLQLLNENDFEVVEMAGVEPNPRLTTAKRGADLCKEHQIDVIIAAGGGSVIDCTKLIASAAKYDGDPWDFVIGKARPSEALPFGTVLTLTATSSEMNAGSVITNEETQEKYGWGGPLNYPKFSILDPAYTLTVPLDQTVNGIVDTMSHIFEQYFHTAENTLFQDEICEAALRSVMKIGEQLVEDPQNIELREAMMFAGVWGLNGFLSMGTRGDWGTHDIEHAVSAVYDIPHAGGLAILFPHWMKQTFPKNPKRYVQLAVNVFGVEPAGKTDEEIAMEGIDRLSAYWKKIGAPVSLADYDIDDSKLELIAEKAAVNGPLGGFAQLTQEEVLTLLKSSL is encoded by the coding sequence TTGGATAATTTTATTTTCAATAATCCGACTAAATTATTATTCGGTGAAGGCCAGCTGCAGCGTTTGCCTAAAGAACTCGCACGGTATGGCAGAAAAGTGCTGCTTGTATACGGCGGAGGCAGCATTAAGCGTAACGGATTATACGATGAATTATTGCAGCTTCTGAATGAAAATGATTTTGAAGTGGTGGAAATGGCCGGTGTCGAGCCGAATCCCCGGTTGACGACAGCTAAAAGAGGTGCTGATCTGTGTAAAGAACACCAAATCGACGTCATTATTGCAGCGGGCGGCGGTTCCGTTATCGACTGTACGAAATTGATTGCGTCTGCTGCGAAATATGATGGTGATCCTTGGGACTTTGTCATAGGCAAAGCAAGACCTTCTGAAGCATTGCCGTTTGGCACGGTTCTTACATTAACCGCGACCAGTTCAGAAATGAATGCAGGTTCTGTTATCACTAATGAAGAAACACAGGAGAAATATGGATGGGGAGGACCGCTGAACTATCCGAAATTCTCGATACTGGATCCTGCATACACGTTGACTGTACCCTTGGACCAAACGGTTAACGGTATCGTGGATACGATGTCGCATATTTTTGAACAATATTTCCACACAGCAGAAAATACTCTATTCCAGGATGAAATCTGTGAAGCGGCTCTCCGTTCAGTGATGAAGATTGGGGAACAATTAGTGGAAGACCCTCAAAATATAGAGCTTCGCGAAGCCATGATGTTTGCGGGGGTATGGGGTTTGAACGGTTTCTTATCGATGGGAACGAGAGGAGACTGGGGCACGCATGATATTGAACACGCTGTATCGGCTGTCTACGATATTCCTCACGCAGGGGGATTGGCAATTTTATTCCCGCATTGGATGAAGCAGACGTTCCCGAAAAATCCGAAGCGTTATGTGCAATTAGCAGTTAATGTGTTCGGTGTGGAGCCTGCCGGTAAGACCGATGAAGAGATTGCGATGGAAGGAATCGATCGTCTGAGTGCCTATTGGAAGAAAATCGGCGCACCCGTATCACTTGCTGACTATGACATCGATGACTCGAAATTGGAGCTGATTGCGGAGAAAGCTGCAGTTAACGGTCCGCTTGGCGGTTTTGCACAATTAACTCAAGAAGAAGTTCTTACTCTATTGAAGAGCAGTTTATAA
- a CDS encoding DUF378 domain-containing protein, with translation METLQKVTLAIALIGALNWGVVGIFRFDVIAQLTEGAYQPLARFLYIVIGLSGVIALQVLFTYWRREDDPELEKAPSSSIEHV, from the coding sequence ATGGAAACACTGCAAAAAGTTACACTGGCTATTGCGCTGATCGGCGCTTTAAATTGGGGAGTTGTCGGGATTTTCCGCTTTGACGTCATTGCACAGCTGACAGAAGGAGCTTATCAGCCGCTGGCCCGTTTTCTCTATATTGTGATCGGACTGTCAGGAGTCATCGCACTGCAGGTTCTCTTTACGTATTGGCGCAGGGAAGATGATCCAGAACTCGAGAAAGCCCCTTCTTCATCAATTGAACATGTGTAA
- a CDS encoding Glu/Leu/Phe/Val dehydrogenase: MTENLNLFTSTQVVIKEALEKLGYDEGMYELLKEPLRMVEVRIPVRMDDGKVKVFTGYRGQHNDAVGPTKGGVRYHPGVNADEVKALSMWMTLKAGIVDLPYGGGKGGIICDPREMSMGELERLSRGYVRALSQVMGPAKDIPAPDVFTNSQIMAWMMDEYSKIDEFNSPGFITGKPVVLGGSHGRDRATAEGVTIIINEAAKRRNIDMKGARVIVQGFGNAGSFLSKFLHDAGAKVIGISDAYGALHDPDGLDIDYLLDRRDSFGTVTTLFDNTLTNAELLEMECDILVPAAIENQITEKNAHNIKANIVVEAANGPTTSEATKILTDRGILLVPDVLASAGGVTVSYFEWVQNNMGYYWSEEEVREKMTEKMVTAFENVYNVATTRNIDMRLAAYMIGVRKTAEASRFRGWV, encoded by the coding sequence ATGACAGAAAACCTGAATCTATTTACGTCTACGCAAGTTGTTATCAAAGAAGCACTTGAAAAGCTAGGCTATGATGAAGGAATGTATGAACTACTGAAAGAACCACTTCGTATGGTGGAAGTACGTATTCCTGTCCGAATGGATGACGGGAAAGTAAAAGTATTTACCGGATACCGCGGACAGCACAATGATGCAGTCGGCCCTACAAAAGGCGGCGTCCGTTATCACCCCGGCGTTAACGCTGATGAAGTGAAGGCGCTTTCTATGTGGATGACACTGAAAGCAGGAATTGTGGACTTGCCATACGGCGGCGGTAAAGGCGGCATCATCTGTGATCCGCGTGAAATGTCCATGGGCGAATTAGAACGTTTAAGCCGCGGCTACGTGCGTGCGTTAAGTCAAGTCATGGGACCGGCAAAAGACATTCCGGCACCTGACGTGTTCACGAACTCCCAGATCATGGCATGGATGATGGATGAATACAGTAAAATCGATGAATTCAACTCTCCAGGTTTCATTACAGGGAAACCGGTTGTGCTCGGCGGTTCTCACGGACGTGACCGTGCGACAGCTGAAGGGGTAACGATTATTATCAATGAAGCGGCAAAGCGCCGTAATATTGATATGAAAGGCGCTCGTGTAATCGTACAAGGATTCGGTAACGCAGGCAGTTTCCTTTCTAAGTTCTTACATGATGCAGGAGCAAAAGTTATCGGTATTTCCGATGCATACGGCGCGCTTCATGATCCGGATGGCTTAGACATTGACTATCTGCTTGATCGTCGTGACAGCTTCGGGACCGTCACTACATTATTCGACAATACGCTGACAAACGCGGAATTGCTCGAAATGGAATGTGATATTCTGGTGCCGGCTGCAATCGAAAATCAGATCACTGAAAAGAATGCGCATAACATTAAAGCAAACATTGTAGTAGAAGCGGCGAATGGCCCGACTACTTCTGAAGCGACAAAAATCCTGACAGATCGCGGTATTTTGCTTGTGCCTGACGTGCTGGCGAGTGCAGGCGGCGTAACAGTATCGTATTTTGAATGGGTACAAAATAATATGGGGTACTACTGGTCTGAAGAAGAAGTACGTGAGAAAATGACGGAAAAGATGGTTACGGCATTTGAAAACGTATATAATGTGGCAACTACGCGCAATATTGACATGCGTCTGGCTGCATATATGATCGGTGTACGCAAAACAGCGGAAGCAAGCCGTTTCCGTGGCTGGGTTTAA